The following coding sequences lie in one Arachis ipaensis cultivar K30076 chromosome B03, Araip1.1, whole genome shotgun sequence genomic window:
- the LOC107630267 gene encoding transmembrane protein 234 homolog, which translates to MMGEVEKMIAVGLVWGATNAIMRRGAVLWDQAVKSTSRADPNAKLYQRALLSLRNWFKLLWIWQYSIPFLVNLSASLTFFAILSHAPLSLAVPVTNATTFAATAVFGILLGERTHLLRASVGTAFIVSGLFLCINS; encoded by the coding sequence ATGATGGGGGAAGTGGAGAAGATGATCGCAGTGGGTCTGGTATGGGGCGCCACAAATGCTATCATGCGCCGGGGTGCCGTTCTATGGGACCAAGCTGTGAAATCCACATCAAGGGCAGATCCCAACGCCAAGCTGTACCAGAGAGCACTGTTGTCCCTCCGCAACTGGTTCAAGCTCCTATGGATCTGGCAGTACTCCATCCCCTTTCTCGTCAACCTCTCCGCCTCCCTCACTTTCTTCGCCATCCTCTCACACGCCCCACTCTCCCTCGCCGTCCCTGTCACCAACGCCACCACCTTCGCCGCCACCGCCGTCTTCGGCATCCTTCTCGGCGAACGCACCCACCTTCTTCGCGCATCCGTCGGTACCGCTTTTATCGTTTCCGGCCTTTTCCTTTGTATCAATTCCTAA
- the LOC107632928 gene encoding probable xyloglucan endotransglucosylase/hydrolase protein 26, translating into MAKFEKMLVALFICVVVLVGNIVQVDGNFSKSMYLTWGVQHASIMGEDLHLVLDTTSGSAAKSKRSFLFGSIEMLIKLIPGNAAGIVTAYYLSSTGSQHDEIDFEFLGNITGQPYTVNTNIYTQGKGNKEQQFYLWFDPAADFHNYTIHWNPTQIVWYVDGLPIRVFQNYENHGVAYPNKHGMRVYSSLWNADDWATRGGLVKTDWRGAPFIASFHHFRARACKWNGAVSINHCASNVPANWWISPLYKQLSYSEKGQLNWVRKNYMIYDYCADSKRFNGQLPPECSKTQL; encoded by the exons ATGGCAAAATTTGAGAAAATGTTGGTGGCTTTGTTTATATGTGTAGTCGTACTCGTTGGCAACATCGTCCAAGTGGATGGCAACTTTTCGAAGAGCATGTATCTCACATGGGGTGTTCAACATGCATCGATTATGGGCGAAGACCTTCATCTAGTGTTGGACACAACCTCAG GATCTGCTGCTAAATCGAAGAGATCATTCTTATTTGGAAGCATTGAAATGCTAATCAAGCTCATACCAGGCAATGCCGCAGGAATAGTAACAGCCTACTAT TTATCCTCCACGGGAAGTCAGCATGATGAGATAGATTTTGAGTTCTTAGGCAACATTACAGGACAACCATACACTGTCAATACCAACATATATACACAAGGAAAAGGAAACAAAGAGCAACAATTTTACCTCTGGTTTGACCCAGCTGCTGACTTTCACAACTACACCATTCACTGGAACCCCACGCAAATTGT GTGGTATGTTGATGGTCTGCCGATTCGGGTTTTTCAGAACTACGAAAATCACGGCGTTGCGTATCCAAACAAGCATGGAATGAGGGTATACAGCAGCCTATGGAATGCAGATGACTGGGCAACTAGAGGAGGGCTTGTTAAGACTGACTGGAGAGGTGCACCATTCATAGCCAGCTTTCATCATTTCAGAGCAAGGGCTTGCAAGTGGAATGGGGCAGTGAGCATCAATCACTGTGCCTCCAATGTCCCTGCAAATTGGTGGATTTCTCCCCTATACAAGCAGCTAAGTTACTCCGAAAAAGGCCAGTTGAACTGGGTCAGAAAGAATTACATGATCTACGACTACTGTGCCGATTCCAAGAGATTCAACGGCCAGTTGCCTCCAGAATGTTCTAAAACACAACTCTAA